In Candidatus Margulisiibacteriota bacterium, the genomic window GCGGCCTTCAAACGCTCTCCGTTACGGCTTCCGGTTATATCCCTTCAACAAGGCAGGTCACCGTTTCCGCCCTTGAGCCCACAAGTGTCCCGATGATAGTGCTGGACCAAAAGGACAGCAAATCAACAGAGATAGGCCCCGGAGGAGGGGAGGCGGCAAGCACGGACGGGGCGGTTAAACTCGTTATTCCGGCAGGAGCATTAAAAGAAGCGGTCAGTGTTTCGCTGTCGCATCCGGACCTAACGGCGGCTCCGCTTGCAGCCCCGGAGGGATATAAGATCATCTATCTGGTTTATATAAGCCCTCAGGGCACTCTGCTTGATGCTGCGGCCACATTGACGATCCCTCTGCCGGCAGAAGCAGTCTCTTCTTCTTCGGTGCCGTTCTTTCACTTTGACATGGCATCTCTTTCCTGGACCGCGGCAGGGTCCGGTTCCGTATCAACTTCCACGGTCTCGCTCAGCATCACAAAGTTCGGCTGGTTCGCAGCCGCTATACCCGTATCAAGCGGCTCTGTCTCGGGAAAGGTGGTTAACTCCTCGGGACTTGCGATAGCGGGAGCCAGCGTCTGGACGGGGTCTAATATAACGGCCGCTGATTCAGATGGCAATTATCTTCTGGCAAATGTGCCCTCGGGAGCCGCTGTCATCAACGCGGCAGCAAGCGGCTACACCTCCAACAATGTTTCTGTAACGGTGGCATCAGGAGCCATTGTCTATGCCGCCAGCATAGTCCTTACATCTACATCTTCATCCTACGGGACAATAACCGGAAAGATAACAAAAGCAGCCGATTCTTCGGCGGTATCAGGCGCCAAGGTCTCCTCTTCGGGAAAAGAGACCTATACAGACGCTTCGGGAAATTATGTGCTTTCGGAGATCAATCCGGGAACCGTCACCGTTTCTGTCAATGCCTACGGCTTTGCCTCTACGACGGATACTGTCGTGGTATCGGCCGGCTCTACCTCCAACAAGGATTTTTCTCTTACTGCAGTCTCAGTCTCTTCCTTCTCCGACGATTTTGAGACGCCTTACATACCCTGGACCTACGGAGGCATCTGGCACAGAGCACAGAACTCCTCTACAATAATCGACACCTTGGCACCCGACTATGTTTCCCTTCCGGACTACGCTTCTACCGCCGGGGCGATCCCCTCGGCAAAAAGCGGAAGCTACAGCGCCTGGTTCGGCAGCGATGCTCTGGGCTGCTATATCGGCACGCAACAGACAGACCCAGTCGATCCTGCCCTGTCGGGAGGGAGTTCGGTCCTTCGCATGCAGGGAGACCTTACGACCCCGGAGATAGACTTGAACGGTTATGCTGATGCCACCCTCATCTTCTGGACCTGGTGGGAAGTTGAGGGAGTAAATCCCGCCACCGGGTACGACATCATGAAGGTAAAAGTATCAAGGTACGGGGAAACCACTTGGACAGACCTGCTTGTGATTAACCCTGTTGATGATCCCGACCCGGATTCCAAAATAGCCTATGTTCCTTATTCTTCCGGGGGCTACAATAAAGCAGGGGTCTGGACCAAGCATCAGCTTTCTCTTTCGCCTTATGTGGGAAGCAAGATACAGGTCAGGTTCTCCTTTGACACCTACGACAAAAAATACAACGGGTTCCGCGGTTGGTTCATTGACGATGTTTCCATCTCTCCAGACCGGCTTTCTCTTTCCTCCATTTCTTCGTATGATATAATCAAAACAAGAGGGAGGATCCAGAATGCACCCCGGAATAGATAATGTAAGGCTGACGGACCCCGAAACAGCAAAAGCCATCGACATGGAGATGGACCGCCAGAGGAACAAGATAGAGCTGATAGCCTCCGAAAATTTTACCAGCAGGGCCGTGATGGAAGCAGCCGGCTCCTGCCTTACCAACAAGTACGCGGAAGGCTATCCCGGCAAAAGGTATTACGGCGGCTGCGAGTGCGTTGACATTGCGGAAGAACTTGCCATCAAAAGGGCAAAAGAGCTGTTCCAGGCCGAGCACGCCAATGTGCAGGCACATTCCGGCTCCCAGGCAAACACTGCCGCATATCTTGCCTTCCTCAAGCCTGGGGACACCGTGCTGGGACTTGACCTAACTCACGGCGGACACCTGACGCACGGAAGCCCGGTCAATATTTCCGGCATCTATTTCAAATTTGTTCCGTACGGCGTAAAAAAAGAGGACGAACTGCTGGATTATGACCAGTTGCTTGCTCTGGCAAAGGCAAATAAGCCAAAGATGATAGTTGCCGGGGCAACCGCCTATCCCAGGACCATCGATTTTAAAAGGCTCAGAAAAATAGCCGATGAGACGGGAGCCTTTCTCATGGTGGACATGGCGCACATCGCCGGCCTTGTGGCAACAGGACTTCATCCGTCCCCGGTCCCGCACAGCCATGTGGTCACATCCACAACGCATAAGACCCTTCGCGGCCCCAGGGGCGGCCTTATACTCTGCCCGTCGCAGTATGCCAAGCAGGTTGACATGGCAATATTTCCCGGGATACAGGGAGGACCTTTGATGCATATTATCGCCGCAAAAGCGGTCGCTCTCAAAGAAGCCCTAATGCCTGACTTTAAAAAGTACCAGGAGCAGATCCTGGGGAACGCAAGGGCTCTTGCAAAAGCCCTCATTAAGCACGGCTTTAGGCTTGTATCCGGAGGGACAGACACTCATCTTATACTTGTTGACCTTAGGTCAAAAGGTATCACCGGCAAAGCAGCCCAGATAACTCTGGACGAAGTAGGGATAACCGCCAATAAGAACACCATTCCTTTTGACCCTGAAAAGCCTTTTGTCACCAGCGGCCTTAGGCTCGGGACCCCGGCCGTAACGACCAGAGGGTTCAAAGAGGAACAGATGGAAGAACTGGCTGCCCTGATATCCGATGCGCTCAACAACACCGGCAACGAAAAGATAAAACAAAAAGTCGCGGAAGGCGTAAAAGAACTCTGCGGCAGATTCCCTCTTTACGAAGAAGGGGCTTTTGAAGCGTGATCGCACTCACTTCCGTAAGCAAGGTATATCCCAACGGGGTCGAAGCGCTCTCGGGCGTTGACCTGTATATAGGAAAAGAAGAATTCCTCTTTGTGGTGGGGCCCACCGGCTCCGGCAAGTCCACTCTTCTAAAAATGCTATACAGGGAAGAACTGCCCACCAGCGGACAGGTAAGCGTTGACAGGATAAACATCGGAGAATTAAAACCGGCTCAGGTGCCGTTCTTGAGAAGGAACATCGGAGTGGTGTTCCAGGATTACAAACTGCTGCCTTTAAGGACCGTATACGAAAATGTGGCCTTTGCCTTAAGGGTTTTGGGAGCTTCAAGGACACAGATAAGAAGACAGACAACACAGGTCCTGGACCTGGTGGGGCTGCTCAAAAAAGCCAACTGCCTTCCCGG contains:
- a CDS encoding carboxypeptidase regulatory-like domain-containing protein — translated: MKKIAFLLIVLAFCFGCGEDGPTTTGIVNGFVVNPSLTPVSGAAVTVGDASSTTASNGTFNVTSVKSGLQTLSVTASGYIPSTRQVTVSALEPTSVPMIVLDQKDSKSTEIGPGGGEAASTDGAVKLVIPAGALKEAVSVSLSHPDLTAAPLAAPEGYKIIYLVYISPQGTLLDAAATLTIPLPAEAVSSSSVPFFHFDMASLSWTAAGSGSVSTSTVSLSITKFGWFAAAIPVSSGSVSGKVVNSSGLAIAGASVWTGSNITAADSDGNYLLANVPSGAAVINAAASGYTSNNVSVTVASGAIVYAASIVLTSTSSSYGTITGKITKAADSSAVSGAKVSSSGKETYTDASGNYVLSEINPGTVTVSVNAYGFASTTDTVVVSAGSTSNKDFSLTAVSVSSFSDDFETPYIPWTYGGIWHRAQNSSTIIDTLAPDYVSLPDYASTAGAIPSAKSGSYSAWFGSDALGCYIGTQQTDPVDPALSGGSSVLRMQGDLTTPEIDLNGYADATLIFWTWWEVEGVNPATGYDIMKVKVSRYGETTWTDLLVINPVDDPDPDSKIAYVPYSSGGYNKAGVWTKHQLSLSPYVGSKIQVRFSFDTYDKKYNGFRGWFIDDVSISPDRLSLSSISSYDIIKTRGRIQNAPRNR
- the glyA gene encoding serine hydroxymethyltransferase; amino-acid sequence: MHPGIDNVRLTDPETAKAIDMEMDRQRNKIELIASENFTSRAVMEAAGSCLTNKYAEGYPGKRYYGGCECVDIAEELAIKRAKELFQAEHANVQAHSGSQANTAAYLAFLKPGDTVLGLDLTHGGHLTHGSPVNISGIYFKFVPYGVKKEDELLDYDQLLALAKANKPKMIVAGATAYPRTIDFKRLRKIADETGAFLMVDMAHIAGLVATGLHPSPVPHSHVVTSTTHKTLRGPRGGLILCPSQYAKQVDMAIFPGIQGGPLMHIIAAKAVALKEALMPDFKKYQEQILGNARALAKALIKHGFRLVSGGTDTHLILVDLRSKGITGKAAQITLDEVGITANKNTIPFDPEKPFVTSGLRLGTPAVTTRGFKEEQMEELAALISDALNNTGNEKIKQKVAEGVKELCGRFPLYEEGAFEA
- the ftsE gene encoding cell division ATP-binding protein FtsE, which translates into the protein MIALTSVSKVYPNGVEALSGVDLYIGKEEFLFVVGPTGSGKSTLLKMLYREELPTSGQVSVDRINIGELKPAQVPFLRRNIGVVFQDYKLLPLRTVYENVAFALRVLGASRTQIRRQTTQVLDLVGLLKKANCLPGELSGGEQQRTCIARAIVNNPPLLIADEPTGNLDPATSWEIIQLLDKINKRHTTVIVATHNKAIVDGMRKRVIALESGRIIRDQQLGVYSNVL